One Saccharopolyspora erythraea NRRL 2338 genomic region harbors:
- a CDS encoding galactan 5-O-arabinofuranosyltransferase, which produces MAGILPSPMLTGPSPIDEPRQDSAVRLPLRSTVVELLLGSVVAVLVSMVLQFAVVRLGISEPSYAPEALAALGAALVLTVLFVLLAFGHRRSPRWVRLGGTWVALASFTTLALAIPLQSTRFYFGGSSMDNAFRMQFMTRMASTPGLADMNYADTAPYYPGGWFWLGGRFANLLGWEGWAAYKPYALAWVAVTSVVAFTLWSIVLRRRLALLAALATTIAGMLHGVEEPYAWPSAAWMAPVAVLAWYALRREDRAPRWTLVCVGVYVGFAAITYTLHFGFAVLLIVTMAVVIGAFRVHHGQPLWPTVRVLFLRLLPIGVVSGLIALLVWLPYLLSTHFLLDNPRSAAQHYLPRDSAFLPVPMTEASTLGVLCMAGLVWLLLRCRRNEVAAAMLTMVIAVYCWFGLSTLALLAKTTLLAFRLNVILGVVLATAGVLGLLELVGYLRARLDARYALRISTVAFAVGLLGAVTLTQGAIGLALKDGTERAYEDYYPTGDNAMGHRDPEQPGHWAGAVFRTVDQLTGRPPQQNILLSTDYKMMSFRPYWGFQQETPHYANPLADYDERAAEVHRWSQARDSQELLAMLHRSRFASPNVFVLRNASEEDTEHAGKLSVVLKGDAFPQLPNVRDYSVYFDPAVFDSPEFTKRVVGPYTVIARR; this is translated from the coding sequence GTGGCGGGAATTCTGCCGAGTCCGATGCTGACCGGCCCCAGTCCCATCGACGAGCCGAGGCAGGACTCGGCGGTGCGACTGCCCTTGCGCAGCACCGTCGTGGAACTCCTGCTGGGGTCGGTGGTGGCGGTGCTGGTCTCGATGGTGTTGCAGTTCGCGGTGGTGCGGCTGGGCATCAGCGAGCCGAGCTACGCACCCGAAGCGCTCGCCGCGCTGGGCGCCGCGCTGGTGCTGACCGTCCTGTTCGTCCTGCTCGCGTTCGGACACCGCCGTTCGCCGCGCTGGGTGCGGCTGGGCGGCACCTGGGTCGCGCTGGCGTCGTTCACCACGCTGGCGCTGGCGATCCCGTTGCAGTCCACCCGCTTCTACTTCGGCGGGTCCTCGATGGACAACGCGTTCCGGATGCAGTTCATGACGCGGATGGCGAGCACGCCAGGCCTGGCCGACATGAACTACGCCGACACCGCCCCGTACTACCCGGGCGGCTGGTTCTGGCTGGGCGGCCGGTTCGCCAACCTGCTCGGCTGGGAGGGCTGGGCGGCCTACAAGCCCTACGCGCTGGCGTGGGTCGCGGTGACCAGCGTGGTGGCGTTCACGCTGTGGAGCATCGTGCTGCGCAGGCGGCTGGCACTGCTGGCCGCGCTGGCCACCACGATCGCGGGCATGCTGCACGGCGTCGAGGAGCCCTACGCCTGGCCGTCGGCGGCGTGGATGGCCCCGGTGGCGGTGCTGGCCTGGTACGCGCTGCGCCGCGAGGACCGGGCACCCCGCTGGACGCTGGTCTGCGTCGGCGTCTACGTCGGGTTCGCCGCGATCACCTACACCCTGCACTTCGGGTTCGCGGTGCTGCTGATCGTCACGATGGCGGTGGTCATCGGCGCGTTCCGGGTGCACCACGGGCAACCGCTGTGGCCGACGGTGCGCGTGTTGTTCCTGCGACTGCTGCCGATCGGCGTGGTCAGCGGGCTCATCGCGCTGCTGGTGTGGCTGCCGTACCTGCTGTCGACGCACTTCCTGCTCGACAACCCGCGCAGCGCCGCGCAGCACTACCTGCCGCGCGACAGCGCCTTCCTGCCGGTGCCGATGACCGAGGCGAGCACGCTGGGCGTGCTGTGCATGGCGGGACTGGTGTGGCTGCTGCTGCGCTGCCGCCGCAACGAGGTCGCGGCGGCGATGCTGACCATGGTCATCGCGGTCTACTGCTGGTTCGGGCTCTCGACGCTGGCGCTGCTGGCCAAGACCACGCTGCTGGCGTTCCGGCTGAACGTGATCCTCGGCGTCGTGCTGGCCACAGCCGGTGTCCTCGGGCTGCTGGAGCTGGTCGGCTACCTGCGCGCCAGGCTCGACGCCCGGTACGCGTTGCGGATCTCCACGGTCGCCTTCGCGGTCGGGCTGCTCGGCGCGGTCACGCTGACGCAGGGCGCGATCGGGCTCGCGCTGAAGGACGGCACCGAACGGGCCTACGAGGACTACTACCCCACCGGTGACAACGCGATGGGCCACCGCGACCCGGAGCAGCCCGGGCACTGGGCCGGTGCGGTGTTCCGGACCGTCGACCAGCTCACCGGTCGGCCGCCGCAGCAGAACATCCTGCTGAGCACCGACTACAAGATGATGTCCTTCCGGCCGTACTGGGGCTTCCAGCAGGAGACCCCGCACTACGCGAACCCGCTCGCCGACTACGACGAGCGGGCGGCGGAAGTGCACCGGTGGTCGCAGGCCCGGGATTCCCAGGAGTTGCTGGCGATGCTGCACCGGAGCCGGTTCGCCTCCCCGAACGTCTTCGTGCTGCGCAATGCGTCCGAAGAGGACACCGAGCACGCCGGGAAGCTGTCGGTGGTGCTGAAGGGCGACGCCTTCCCGCAGCTGCCCAACGTGCGG
- a CDS encoding DUF2567 domain-containing protein, producing the protein MPAEGPVESPGTRAEPMRIAPSGPEELSEFGYPQPVPRVVVRADILPAVSVLSLVALVGLPLGWLWSRLAPPQASVLEATGEPAPLMVVESYHRFDALALFLLLNFGTGLLVGAALWMLRGRRGPVVLVGAVLGALVAGWLAMKMGASFAAGLHPLPPQPRPGDVVDAAPEVATAWAVVAQPMAIALAYGLAASWNGLDDLGRRLR; encoded by the coding sequence GTGCCCGCAGAAGGACCGGTCGAGTCGCCCGGCACGCGCGCGGAGCCGATGCGGATCGCGCCGAGCGGGCCGGAGGAGCTTTCCGAGTTCGGCTACCCGCAGCCGGTGCCGCGCGTGGTGGTCCGGGCCGACATCCTGCCCGCGGTGAGCGTGCTCTCACTGGTCGCGCTGGTCGGGCTTCCGCTGGGATGGCTGTGGTCGCGGCTGGCGCCGCCGCAGGCGAGCGTGCTCGAGGCGACCGGTGAGCCGGCGCCGCTGATGGTGGTGGAGAGCTACCACCGCTTCGACGCGCTGGCGCTGTTCCTGCTGCTCAACTTCGGCACCGGGCTGCTGGTGGGCGCCGCGCTGTGGATGCTGCGCGGCCGCCGCGGTCCGGTGGTGCTCGTCGGCGCCGTGCTGGGCGCGCTCGTGGCGGGCTGGCTGGCGATGAAGATGGGCGCCTCCTTCGCGGCGGGCCTGCACCCGCTGCCCCCGCAGCCGAGGCCGGGCGACGTGGTCGACGCAGCACCCGAGGTCGCCACCGCGTGGGCGGTCGTGGCCCAGCCGATGGCGATCGCGCTGGCCTACGGCCTGGCGGCGTCCTGGAACGGGCTCGACGACCTCGGCCGCCGACTGCGCTAG
- a CDS encoding LON peptidase substrate-binding domain-containing protein, producing MDTLPLFPLSTVLLPGASLPLHVFEPRYRQLTMDLLNEVVPDRRFGVVAIRQGWEVGEDNVDSMYDVGCSAVLRDVRQLPEGRYDITASGEQRFRLLQIDREAAPYLMARVQWLPDVEPEEDSEDLRDRLAASARSAHERYHGTGLRGDSYEAPDDGTAVDELSYALAEDCVLSTEDRQALLAETDPLARLRLVRRLMLREAEFLRELRAVPAPLAEFAAHTSVN from the coding sequence ATGGACACGCTCCCGCTCTTCCCGCTCAGCACCGTCCTGCTGCCCGGCGCGTCCCTGCCCCTGCACGTCTTCGAACCGCGATACCGGCAGCTCACGATGGACCTGCTCAACGAGGTGGTGCCGGACCGGCGATTCGGGGTGGTGGCGATCCGGCAGGGCTGGGAGGTCGGCGAGGACAACGTCGACTCGATGTACGACGTGGGCTGCTCGGCGGTGCTGCGCGACGTCCGCCAGCTCCCGGAGGGGCGCTACGACATCACCGCCAGTGGTGAGCAGCGCTTCCGGCTGCTGCAGATCGACCGCGAGGCCGCGCCGTACCTGATGGCCCGGGTGCAGTGGCTGCCCGACGTCGAGCCCGAGGAGGACTCCGAGGACCTGCGCGACCGGCTGGCCGCCTCGGCGCGCTCGGCGCACGAGCGCTACCACGGCACCGGGCTGCGCGGTGACAGCTACGAGGCGCCCGACGACGGCACCGCCGTCGACGAGCTCTCCTACGCGCTGGCCGAGGACTGCGTGCTCAGCACCGAGGACCGGCAGGCGCTGCTGGCCGAGACCGATCCGCTCGCGCGGCTGCGACTGGTCCGCAGGCTGATGCTGCGCGAGGCCGAGTTCCTGCGCGAGCTGCGGGCGGTCCCCGCCCCGCTGGCCGAGTTCGCCGCGCACACGAGCGTGAACTGA